The sequence CAGTTAATTTCATTATAGTCCTAAACTAAGCCCCTTCAAAGACCATTTCCTCACGCAGGGCCGCATGGATTGGCCGTCCGCCCAGCACGTTGCAGGTCAGGTAGGCGATGAAGGTGAGCAGGACCATCGGCAGGATTTGTTCGACCGAGCCCACCATCTCCGTTAAAAGCGTCAGGGCGGTGAAGGGGGTCCCCTCAACCGCGCCGAAGTAGGCGGCCATCGTGATGACGATCAGGTTCAAAAAGCAGGTGGCCGGAATCAGGTGATGGTTGATCATGACGATGCCGATGATTCCACCGATCAAGGCACCGAGAACCAGCAGGGGCATGAAGATCCCGCCCGGTACGGTGGACCCGTAGCTAATCATTGAGAAAACAAAGCGCAGTGCGAGGAAGACAAGAAAGATAATGAGCAGGCTGCTCAGGGGAACGCTGGCGGGCAGCTTGGTGAGGTAGAGGATGAAGCCGTGACTGCCGCCGAGTACCCGGGCATTCCACAGGCCGATCGGGATGACCAGCAGGAGCGGGATCGCCTTGTGGTATTTCTGGGGCAGGGGCAGCTTGCTAAACCACCAGTGCAGGTTGAGCAGGGTGTACTGGTAGCCAAACGCCAGCACCCCGATGACGACTCCGACCAGGATCAGCCAGCTGTAAGCAGACGCTGGCAAGTCGGCTTGCAGCGGCAGGTAGAGGCAAGGGTGGACGCCGAAGAAAGCCACCGTCACTAGGTCGGCGCTGATGGCCGCGGCGAGGGCGGCCATGCACTTACGCGGCTGAAACTTAAAGGTGATTTCCTCCACCAGGAAGATCACGCCGGCCAGGGGTGCAGAGAAGGCCGCCGATAAGCCGGCCGCGATGCCGCTCTCCATCAAAAAGCGCTTCTGTTGAGCACTCAGCCGGAAGCGCTCACCGAGAATTTGGCCGACACAGGCGCCCATCTGAATGCAGGGACCCTCGCGACCGAGGAAGAGCCCGGGACAGATTGCCAGGAGGCCACCAACGAAGCGTCGCCACAGAACGTCCTGGGCATTCATCCGGTGCTGTCCGTGGAGGATCTCCTGAATCTGGGGAACCCCGGAACCGACCAGATCAATTGGCTCCGCCTGCATGACGTTGTTGAGCAGCCAAACGATCCCCAGCGTAAGGATGACGTATGGGATCAGGTAGAGGGGATGCTGGGCCATCTGAGGATAGATGACCATCAGGGCCTTCATTGCGTGGTCGATGATCCACCGAAAGACACTGACGATCAGGCCAGTGATTGCCCCGACCACGATGCCACTGACAACCTCACTGAAGAATGAGGTGACGGGTGCGGTTCTCAAAACGTCGCGGGATCGTTTGATGCTGTGCTGGTTAGTAGCCAAAACCAGGCCTCCTTAAAACAAAGTTACGCCTTGATCATAGCATTTTAGCCCGGGCCCTAGCTATGGTAAAATTAGGACAATCTTAGTTTTTTGTGTACGCGAACCAAATATTGGAGGAATTTCATGGAGTTTATTGCGGAGCTCGCCGGACTGTTGCTGGCAACCCAAATCGTGGCCAACTTTTGCCGCCGGGTCGAAATCCCCGAGGTGATCGGTCAGATCCTGGTGGGAATTATCGTGGGCCCGGCGCTGCTGAATTGGGTCCACTTAGACAGCATGATGAACGAGTTTCAGGAGATTGGGGTCGTCATCCTAATGTTCATCGCCGGACTCGAGAGTGACCTGTCGCTTTTGAAAAAATACCTGCGGCCGGCCGTGATCGTTGCCGTGATCGGGGTCATCGTGCCGGTGCTGGTGATGGGTGGCACCAGCTACCTCTTTGGCTTCACCAAGCTGGAGGCCCTCTTCATTGGGGTGATCTTCTCGGCCACCTCGGTCAGCATCTCCGTGGCGGTCCTGCGGGAGTTCAAACGCCTGGATAGTCGCGAGGGGGCGACCATCCTCGGGGCCGCCGTGGCCGATGACATCATCGGCGTCATCATGCTGAGCATCATGATCAGCATGATCAACGGCAGCAAGGGTGGCCACACCAGCATGCCGTTGGGGATGGCCCTCCTTTTGCAGGTGCTCTTCTTCGGGGGCACCTACCTGGTTGTCCGCTGGCTGGCACCGTACCTGATGCACCTGAGTGAGCACCTGCTGACGGTGGCGGCACCGTCCGTGATGGCAATGATTATCTGTCTAGGAATGGCCGCCCTGGCAGATTACGTGGGACTGAGCGGGGCCGTGGGTTCCTTCTTTGCCGGGATCGCGGTCGCTAACACCCACCGTAAAGAGACGGTTGACCGGAGCTTCATCCCGATCGGCTACGCGCTTTTCATTCCGCTCTTCTTCGTCAGTGTCGGCTTAAACATGCGCTTTGATCACATCCAGCGTTCACTGGTCTTCGTGATCGTGATGACGCTGCTGGCCTGCCTGACGAAGCTGCTGGGCTGCGGGGCCGGAGCCAAGCTTTCCAGCTTCAGCATGCCAAGTTCCTACGTCGTCGGCAGCGGGATGGTGGCCCGGGGGGAGATGGCCCTGATCACCGCCCAGATTGGTTACGAGGCCCATCTGATGTCGGAGATGTATTACTCCGACGTGATCACGGTCATCATCTTGGCAACGGTGATCGCGCCGTTTATGCTTAAGCACGCCCTGAAGGTGGCCCATGAAGAATAAGAAAAAGGCAGCGAGTCGATTGTGGTCGCTGCCTTTTTACGTTCTTATGAATGTTTGGCGGCCTGGTAGAGGTCCTTGGCCGCATGCGGTGACATCCCCTGTAGCTGCGTTAGGAAGGTGATGACCTGTTCTTGGGTTTGGCCATTTTTGATCAGGTTTTTGACCATGATCAGCTGCTGGCTTTGCTGTCCTTGCTCAATTCCCTGTTCAATTCCTTGTTTGATTCCCTGCTCACGGCCCTCCTTAACTGCAACTGCCCGGTCGTGTTCCAGGTCCATTTCGTAGAGTGATTTAAGCATGTAGTCCGCCCTCCATTTCCGATTTTGTTTTACAAACTGAATTCGTTGCCTTAATTGTATGATAAGTGCGTCGCTTTCATCAACTGATCGGCCCGCCATTAGGTCGAAGAGGTTTTGGAGCCCCGGGCCGACCGTGTGCTGCAGACTATTAATGTCGAAATAAGTGGTTGATTCGCCGTCACGATAGGGATAGGTCGGAAAATTGACCAGTGAACGCGGTGAGTCGTATCGCTGTGCCCCAATCCCAAATGGGTCAAAGCAACAGAAGAAAACGACGTTGGCGTTGTCCGCCTGATTATAATCCTCGCCCTTGAGGTAACAGTCATTGGCGAGTGTCGATTGGTAGTAGCGGTTGCGATAGGGGAGATTGTGGCGGTCGAGCTGCTGCATCTCCAGGTCATAGCGGCTGCCGTGGTCGTCGATTGCGTAAATGTCAAAGCGGACACTCTTGGCATCGTAAGTGGCTCCCATTTCCTGTTGCGGGTTCAGCAACTGGATATTGTTGATTCGTCGGGCGGGAAAGACGCGTTTGATGATCTGCAGACTGATCTGTGGGTCCAGCAGGGCCTTGCTGAAAACAAAATCGTCGGTCAGACTTGCCGCTTCCCAGCGCTTGGCGATTAATTGCTTGTCGGTTGTTAAAGACATCAGGACACCTTCCTAACTTTGAGATGGGAGCAAAACTCCCTCACTTATAAATAGACGTAAAAAATGAGTAATTATCAGAAACAACATTTCGACGCCTTTAGATTGTGAAAAACCAGTCTGCCATTTCAGACGAGACTTGGTGAAACATGTTTCATCAAATGAAACGTGTTTACAGCTCTTAAACCTCGTGGCAACGGCGTTGAAAACGGTTCCTTATTTTGGCGGGGTACGGTATTATAAAACCGTCAAGAGAATAACAAATCAAAATTAAGGAGTTGTTTCACATGCCAAAGCGTGATTTTATTGATACTTATACATACAGTAAGGAAGAGCTGCAATTCATGGTTGACCTTGGCCTGAAGATCAAGGCAGCAATCAAGGATGGCTACTACCCGCCGCTGCTCAAGAACAAGTCGCTGGGGATGATCTTTGAACAGACCTCCACGCGGACTCGGAACTCAGCTGAGGCCGCAATGACTGAACTGGGTGGCCACGCTTTGTACCTGGCACCAGGTCAAATCCAACTCGGTGAGGGTGGCCATGAAACCTTGGATGACACCGGTCACGTTCTGGGCCGTCTGCTCGACATCATCGGCGCCCGGGTAAACCGTCACTCCGAGATTACCGACCTTGGTAAGTATTCCAAGGTGCCGGTTGTCAACTTCATGAGTGACCAAAGCCACCCAACCCAAGCCCTGGGTGACCTGACCACCATTGAGGAACACATGCCAGCGGGCAAGCAGGTTGAAGACTTGAAGATCGTCTTTGTTGGTGATGCTACCCAGGTTTGTGTATCCACCCTCTACTTCGCCGTTCAGATGGGGATGGACTTCGCCCAGTTTGGCCCAAAGGATCACCAAATTCCAGCCGACGACCTGAAGCGGGCACAGAAAATTGCCAAGGAGACGGGAGCAACCATCACCCTTTCCGAAGACGAAAGCGTTCTGGAGGATGCCGACTTCGTTTACACCGATGTTTGGTACGGCCTGTACGACAAGGAACTGCAGAAGGACGAATACATGAAGATCTTCTACCCAAAGTACCAGGTCAACGACGAGCTGCTTGCCAAGACCAACAACCCGGACGTGAAGGTAATGCACTGCCTGCCAGCTAGCCGGGGTGAGGAAATCACCGATTCCGTTCTTGATGGTGAGCACTCCATCGTTTGGGACGAAGCAGAAAACCGGAAGACGGCCATGCGGGCAATCTTTACCTACCTGCTGAATCCTAACATGAAGATCGCTACTAAGGCCTTAGCCGATAAGTACCAAGGTGAATTGGACCACATGTTGGCACACGAACCATACCGTACTAACGAAGAATTAAACAAGTAATAGTCTGCACGAGTTAAATTGAAATGGATGGGTGATACAAATGGATGCAAAACCAAAGAAACAATTCCGTTTGTTTGACGCCGTCTTGATGTCCGTAGTTGTTATTATGACGGTCGAGTCAGTCGCACCCGCAGCCGCCATTGGTCCATCACAGTTCTTCTGGTGGATCTTTCTCCTGATCTTCTTCTTTCTGCCGTATGGATTGGTTTCCTCAGAATTGGGGACCGCCTATACCGGTGAAGGGGGCATCTATGACTGGGTTAAACAAGCATTCGGCGACCGCTGGGGTGGCCGCTTAGCCTACCTCTACTGGATTAACTATCCACTCTGGATGGCGAGTCTAGCCGTACTGTTTACGCAAATTGCCGACCAAGCTTTCCAAATCCACATGGGAATCTGGGTGACGATGATTATCCAGCTTATCTTTGTCTGGGCCGTCACCTTGATCGGTAATAAGCCGGTATCCGAAAGTAAATGGCTGACCAACGTTTCTGCCATTTTCAAGATCATTATTATTCTCTCCCTGGCTGGCCTGGGAATTTACGTTGCAGTTACCAAAGGGGTCGCAAATGATTACAGCGGTACTAACTTGTTGCCAAAGGCTAATCTGAGTAGCCTGAGCAACCTGTCAGTGATCATCTTTAACTTCCTGGGCTTTGAAGTTGTTGCTACCATGGCTGACAACATGGATGATCCAAAGCACCAGATCCCGAAGGCCACCATTTATGGTGGGATCCTAATTGCAATCTTCTACCTGTTAGCAGCGTTTGCGGTCGGCGTTGCAATTCCAACGTCGAAGCTCTCTGCCTCCAGCGGCCTGCTTGACAGTTTCCTCCTTCTGATGGGCAAGATGAACTGGTTTATCGTCATGGTCGGGATCATGTTTATGTTCATCCTGGTCTCGGAGATGATCTCCTGGGCGTTAGGGATCAACTACGTGGCCGACTATGCCGCAAAGAACCATGACCTTCCCGCAGTTTTTGCCAAGGAAGACAAGAACGGGATGCCGATCGGTGCCGGAATCGTTAATGGCATCATTGCTTCCATTCTCTGCATTGCCGCCCCATTCATTCCAAACCAGGACATTTTCTGGGCCTTCTTCTCCCTGAACGTCGTGACCCTGATTCTTTCCTACGCCTTGATGTTCCCAGCATTCTGGAAACTGCGTAAGATTGACCCAGATCACGAGCGGCCGTTCAAGGTCCCTGGTGGAAAGGTGATGATCAACCTCTTCACCTGGATTCCAGAAATCCTGATTATTCTGAGTGTTCTCTTAACCATTTTGCCAACCGGTAAGGCTGACTTTAACAGTAAGATGCCGGTCCTAATCGGGACAATCGTTGCCCTGATTTTAGGTGAGATTATCGTTCGTGTTGCACAAAAGGGAAAAATTAAGTAACAGAAAGGATCTTAATCATGAAAACTTTAAAAAGCAGTCCTAAAAAAGATGGTTTCCGCATGCCAGGAGAATTTGAACCACACAAAGGTGTATACATTCTGTGGCCACAACGTCCTGACAACTGGCGTAACGGAGGAAAGCCGGCTCAAAAGACCTTCGTTGAGGTCGCCAAGGCCATCTCACAATTTGAACATGTGACGGTTGGGGTTAATGATGACCAGTACGAAAACGCTCTGACAATGCTGCCTGATAATGTGGAAGTGGTCGAAATTTCAAACGACGACTCCTGGGTTCGTGACTGTGGTGCCACCTTCGTCAAGAACGACAAGGGCGACATGCGGGCCGTTGATTGGCACTTCAATGCCTGGGGTGGCTTGGTTGATGGCCTTTACTTCCCGTGGGACAAGGACGACCGGGTAGCCTCCAAGATGGCGGAACTGGAAGGCGTCGATCGCTACCGCCTGAATGACTTTACCCTAGAAGGGGGCTCCATCCACGTCGACGGCGAAGGTACCCTGGTAACCACCGAAGAATGTCTGCTTTCCGAGGGTCGGAACCCACAATTGTCCAAGGAACAGATTGGTGAAGTCTTAAAAGAATACTTGAACCTTGATAAGATCATCTGGCTGCACAAGGGGATTTACAACGATGAAACCAACGGGCACGTTGACAACATCTGTAACTTCGTTGAACCGGGTCACGTTGTCCTGGCTTGGACCGATGACCAGTCCGACCCACAATACGAGATTTCTCGTGAAAACCTTGAGATTCTCGAAAACTCAACCGATGCCAAGGGTCGGAAGATTAAGGTTACCAAGCTCTACGTTCCAAAGCCGGTGCTGATCACGAAGGAAGAGTCCGAAGGCGTGGACGCGGTTGATGGTACCCTGCCACGTCAAGAAGGCGACCGGCTTGCCGCTTCATACGTAAACTACTACACCGCAAACGGCGGGATTGTCTTCCCAACGTTTGGTGACCCAAACGATGAAAAGGCAAAGGAAACCCTGCAGGCCTGCTACCCAGACCGAAAGATTGTTGGTGTGCCAGCGCGTGAAATCTTGTTAGGTGGTGGGAACATCCACTGCATCACCCAGCAGGTTCCGAAGGCATAAATTAACTTCATAAGGACTTTGCATTACAAAAGCCAGCGACGAAGAGAAATTCAATTCTCCTCGTCGCTGGCTTTTTCAATGCTGCGAATTCTTTTTGAGGTTAAAGTCGTGGCCACCGTACGACTCAATGTATTGGTACAGGATCAGTTCCATAATGGCGATAACCGAGATTCGAGACCCGATATCGGTTTCATTGATCGTGATTTTGTCAGTGAAAATATAGAAATTCACGTCGCTGAGATTTTGGATGGTGTTGTTGTCCGCTTCGGTAATGGAAACGATCATGGGCGAGATTCCCTGGCGGATCAGGCCATTAATCAGTTTAACGAATTCGGCATTTTCGCCGTTGAAACTCATGATGAAGACGAGCGAGTTATCCGTGATCTGCTGCTCGGCCAGTCGCCGATAGTCCTTGTCGGGCGGGAAGGAGACGTTGAAACCGGACATCGAAAAAAGATACTTGATATATTCGGTGAGGTGCTTGGTGGTGTCCTTGGCAAAGAGAAAGATGTGGGGATGCTCGGCCAATTTGTCGGCGATCCGTTTCAGCTGATCAGCCTTTAATACCCGGATGCTTTCCTCGATGTTTTTGGTGTATTCGTTTCGATAATCTGTTTGTGGGACTGTAAAGGGATTTTCTTGTTCTTCCTGATGGTTCATCAGTGTAAACTTGATCACGGTGGTGAACTCACTAAAGCCAGAAAAGCCTAGCTTGCGGACAAAACGCAGGAAGGTTGCGGTGGAAACGTAGCACAGCGACGCAACTTCCCGGATGCTTTTCCCATTTATTTCATCCATGTTCTTGACGACAAAGTCAAACAGCTTGTGTTCGTTGTCAGATAGATCTTTGAGACGCGGGCCAACGATGTCAAAAAAATTCATAGAATCACCTCGTTAGAATTTTGGCAAGGTATTTACGATTGTATGCAGTCCACCACCGCCGATCAGAATCTCACGAACAGGGAAGCCGATAATTTGCCGCTGGGGGAAGAGTTTTTCTAGTTGCTTTTGCACCACTTGATCTTGGGGATCATTAAATAAGGGGAAGATGATTGCGCCATTGATTGTAATGTAGTTGACGTAGGTTGCCGTTAACCGCTGTCCCACCGCCCGGGGCATGAGGCCGTTAACAAGGTCAATCCCCTCGGATTCGGCTTTGGTTAGGCACTGGGTAGCTGGCACGACTAATTTATGAATGGTAAATGAGCGTCCCTTGGCATCCGTTGCCGTGCTGAGAATCTGGAACGCTTCGTGGCATGCGGCGTATAGCGGATCGGTTTGGTCGTTGGTCCAGGTTAGGACGATTTCTCCGGGACGGACGAAGTTGATCATGTTATCGATATCGCCGCCAGTTTCGTCGAGGAAGTAGCCGTGTTTGAGCCAGATGATCTTTTTGGCGCCCAGGTATTGCCTGAGGACCGTTTCCATAAATTTCTTCGACATATTGGCGTTGCGATCCTCGGCCAGCAACACATCCTCAGTAGTCACGATGGTTCCTTCGCCGTCCGTCATGATCGAGCATCCTTCAAGAACGATGTCACTGGAATAGTAATCGAGCTTTTCCAGTTCGGCCGTCTTGATTGCCAGCTGATCATCCTTGTCCCAAGGGAAAAACAGGCCGTCCAGGAGCCCACCCCAGGCGTTGAAGCTAAAACTGACGGCTCGGACCCGTTGGTTGTTGTCCACATAGTAGGGAAGGGTGTCCTTTGCCCATGCGTCATCGCTGCTCATTTCGACAACCTGGGCGATCCCATCGAGTTTATCCTTAGCATTGATGTACTGGTCTTCATTGACCAGCATCGTGACCGGTTCGAAATTGCTAATCAACTTGGCCAGCTCGGCGAAGGCCTTTTGGGCAGGCTTTCCCCCGTTGCGCCAATTATCTGGTCGCTCCGGCCAAATCATAAAGGCCTTTTTCTGGGTGTTAAATTCGGCCGTCATCTTAAAGTGATCGCGTAGTGGTGTTGAATCTTTGATTTGCATCGTTCCAATTGCTCCTTGCTAACTTTGCTGGTGCCTCTATTATATCAGTAATTGGCTCTGCCCAGTATTCGACACGCTCCGCCATTAGAAGGATTTCTCCAGGTTGTCATCAGCGACGCCGCAACCATAAAATGCTACAATACTATAATGCAATTATGAGAAAAGAGGGTAAGCATGGGAGAACGAGCGGAAAAAGAACAGGAACAAGCACGGGTCGACCAGGTCACCACGGAGATCAAACGTCAGATTGAGGAGACTAAGCAGGCGGTGGCCGCGGCCCACAAGGAAACCCGGGCGGTGGAACGCAACTACAGTGAAAACGCCTCGATTAACCGCTACGAAGTCGATGACATTGCCGAATCGCGGGCAATGATCGAACAGCAGCGGCAACTGGTTTCTCGGGCGGCCGAGAGTGAAAC comes from Limosilactobacillus sp. and encodes:
- a CDS encoding Rpn family recombination-promoting nuclease/putative transposase codes for the protein MSLTTDKQLIAKRWEAASLTDDFVFSKALLDPQISLQIIKRVFPARRINNIQLLNPQQEMGATYDAKSVRFDIYAIDDHGSRYDLEMQQLDRHNLPYRNRYYQSTLANDCYLKGEDYNQADNANVVFFCCFDPFGIGAQRYDSPRSLVNFPTYPYRDGESTTYFDINSLQHTVGPGLQNLFDLMAGRSVDESDALIIQLRQRIQFVKQNRKWRADYMLKSLYEMDLEHDRAVAVKEGREQGIKQGIEQGIEQGQQSQQLIMVKNLIKNGQTQEQVITFLTQLQGMSPHAAKDLYQAAKHS
- a CDS encoding APC family permease, encoding MDAKPKKQFRLFDAVLMSVVVIMTVESVAPAAAIGPSQFFWWIFLLIFFFLPYGLVSSELGTAYTGEGGIYDWVKQAFGDRWGGRLAYLYWINYPLWMASLAVLFTQIADQAFQIHMGIWVTMIIQLIFVWAVTLIGNKPVSESKWLTNVSAIFKIIIILSLAGLGIYVAVTKGVANDYSGTNLLPKANLSSLSNLSVIIFNFLGFEVVATMADNMDDPKHQIPKATIYGGILIAIFYLLAAFAVGVAIPTSKLSASSGLLDSFLLLMGKMNWFIVMVGIMFMFILVSEMISWALGINYVADYAAKNHDLPAVFAKEDKNGMPIGAGIVNGIIASILCIAAPFIPNQDIFWAFFSLNVVTLILSYALMFPAFWKLRKIDPDHERPFKVPGGKVMINLFTWIPEILIILSVLLTILPTGKADFNSKMPVLIGTIVALILGEIIVRVAQKGKIK
- the aguA gene encoding agmatine deiminase; its protein translation is MQIKDSTPLRDHFKMTAEFNTQKKAFMIWPERPDNWRNGGKPAQKAFAELAKLISNFEPVTMLVNEDQYINAKDKLDGIAQVVEMSSDDAWAKDTLPYYVDNNQRVRAVSFSFNAWGGLLDGLFFPWDKDDQLAIKTAELEKLDYYSSDIVLEGCSIMTDGEGTIVTTEDVLLAEDRNANMSKKFMETVLRQYLGAKKIIWLKHGYFLDETGGDIDNMINFVRPGEIVLTWTNDQTDPLYAACHEAFQILSTATDAKGRSFTIHKLVVPATQCLTKAESEGIDLVNGLMPRAVGQRLTATYVNYITINGAIIFPLFNDPQDQVVQKQLEKLFPQRQIIGFPVREILIGGGGLHTIVNTLPKF
- a CDS encoding cation:proton antiporter produces the protein MEFIAELAGLLLATQIVANFCRRVEIPEVIGQILVGIIVGPALLNWVHLDSMMNEFQEIGVVILMFIAGLESDLSLLKKYLRPAVIVAVIGVIVPVLVMGGTSYLFGFTKLEALFIGVIFSATSVSISVAVLREFKRLDSREGATILGAAVADDIIGVIMLSIMISMINGSKGGHTSMPLGMALLLQVLFFGGTYLVVRWLAPYLMHLSEHLLTVAAPSVMAMIICLGMAALADYVGLSGAVGSFFAGIAVANTHRKETVDRSFIPIGYALFIPLFFVSVGLNMRFDHIQRSLVFVIVMTLLACLTKLLGCGAGAKLSSFSMPSSYVVGSGMVARGEMALITAQIGYEAHLMSEMYYSDVITVIILATVIAPFMLKHALKVAHEE
- a CDS encoding ClC family H(+)/Cl(-) exchange transporter, translating into MATNQHSIKRSRDVLRTAPVTSFFSEVVSGIVVGAITGLIVSVFRWIIDHAMKALMVIYPQMAQHPLYLIPYVILTLGIVWLLNNVMQAEPIDLVGSGVPQIQEILHGQHRMNAQDVLWRRFVGGLLAICPGLFLGREGPCIQMGACVGQILGERFRLSAQQKRFLMESGIAAGLSAAFSAPLAGVIFLVEEITFKFQPRKCMAALAAAISADLVTVAFFGVHPCLYLPLQADLPASAYSWLILVGVVIGVLAFGYQYTLLNLHWWFSKLPLPQKYHKAIPLLLVIPIGLWNARVLGGSHGFILYLTKLPASVPLSSLLIIFLVFLALRFVFSMISYGSTVPGGIFMPLLVLGALIGGIIGIVMINHHLIPATCFLNLIVITMAAYFGAVEGTPFTALTLLTEMVGSVEQILPMVLLTFIAYLTCNVLGGRPIHAALREEMVFEGA
- a CDS encoding MurR/RpiR family transcriptional regulator, with protein sequence MNFFDIVGPRLKDLSDNEHKLFDFVVKNMDEINGKSIREVASLCYVSTATFLRFVRKLGFSGFSEFTTVIKFTLMNHQEEQENPFTVPQTDYRNEYTKNIEESIRVLKADQLKRIADKLAEHPHIFLFAKDTTKHLTEYIKYLFSMSGFNVSFPPDKDYRRLAEQQITDNSLVFIMSFNGENAEFVKLINGLIRQGISPMIVSITEADNNTIQNLSDVNFYIFTDKITINETDIGSRISVIAIMELILYQYIESYGGHDFNLKKNSQH
- the aguA gene encoding agmatine deiminase, whose amino-acid sequence is MKTLKSSPKKDGFRMPGEFEPHKGVYILWPQRPDNWRNGGKPAQKTFVEVAKAISQFEHVTVGVNDDQYENALTMLPDNVEVVEISNDDSWVRDCGATFVKNDKGDMRAVDWHFNAWGGLVDGLYFPWDKDDRVASKMAELEGVDRYRLNDFTLEGGSIHVDGEGTLVTTEECLLSEGRNPQLSKEQIGEVLKEYLNLDKIIWLHKGIYNDETNGHVDNICNFVEPGHVVLAWTDDQSDPQYEISRENLEILENSTDAKGRKIKVTKLYVPKPVLITKEESEGVDAVDGTLPRQEGDRLAASYVNYYTANGGIVFPTFGDPNDEKAKETLQACYPDRKIVGVPAREILLGGGNIHCITQQVPKA
- the argF gene encoding ornithine carbamoyltransferase, yielding MPKRDFIDTYTYSKEELQFMVDLGLKIKAAIKDGYYPPLLKNKSLGMIFEQTSTRTRNSAEAAMTELGGHALYLAPGQIQLGEGGHETLDDTGHVLGRLLDIIGARVNRHSEITDLGKYSKVPVVNFMSDQSHPTQALGDLTTIEEHMPAGKQVEDLKIVFVGDATQVCVSTLYFAVQMGMDFAQFGPKDHQIPADDLKRAQKIAKETGATITLSEDESVLEDADFVYTDVWYGLYDKELQKDEYMKIFYPKYQVNDELLAKTNNPDVKVMHCLPASRGEEITDSVLDGEHSIVWDEAENRKTAMRAIFTYLLNPNMKIATKALADKYQGELDHMLAHEPYRTNEELNK